A window from Kovacikia minuta CCNUW1 encodes these proteins:
- a CDS encoding AmpG family muropeptide MFS transporter — protein sequence MTALLLLGFSSGLPLLLTGRTLQAWMKEAQVDVGLIGWFSLIGLPYTLKFLWSPLLDRFVPPFFGRRRGWLVITQIGLLMAIAAMSFQQPAQTLKLLAINALVIAFLSATQDIAGDAYRTDVLQVSELGIGASIWVLGYRIAILISGSLALILADQVPWQLVYLFLAGLMLIGLTTTFWAPEPDEAVRPPETLIDAVYLPFKEFFERLGLGVAGFVLLFILLYKLGDALVNNMATPFLLDIGYSKTSIGAIQGSFGFLATTLGVVGGGALLTQMGMNRALWVCGFLQAISNLGYFSLTVLAKNNLFLLLAISVENFCAGLVTAAFVAYLMSLCNHSFTATQFALLSSLMATSSIVLASPAGDLAKLTGWPVFFLITVAACLPGLLLLLVVAPWNAKPSLICNLDDENNSDSG from the coding sequence ATGACAGCCCTGCTTTTGCTCGGCTTTTCATCCGGCTTACCTCTGCTATTGACGGGTCGAACCCTGCAAGCCTGGATGAAGGAAGCCCAGGTAGATGTCGGGTTAATTGGCTGGTTTAGCTTAATTGGCTTGCCCTATACCCTGAAATTTCTCTGGTCCCCCCTGCTCGATCGGTTTGTGCCTCCCTTCTTTGGTCGCCGCCGGGGGTGGCTGGTAATTACTCAGATCGGGTTGCTAATGGCGATCGCCGCCATGTCCTTTCAGCAACCTGCCCAAACCCTCAAATTATTGGCAATCAATGCTTTAGTGATTGCCTTTCTGAGCGCTACCCAGGATATCGCAGGAGATGCCTACCGCACCGACGTTCTCCAAGTTAGCGAACTGGGAATTGGCGCGTCAATTTGGGTTTTAGGATACCGGATCGCGATTCTAATTTCGGGTTCTCTGGCGCTGATTCTAGCCGATCAAGTCCCCTGGCAACTGGTTTATCTATTCTTAGCGGGGCTGATGCTGATCGGACTGACTACCACCTTTTGGGCACCCGAACCAGATGAGGCAGTTCGTCCTCCAGAAACGTTGATTGATGCCGTTTATCTGCCGTTCAAGGAGTTTTTTGAACGATTGGGACTGGGTGTTGCTGGCTTTGTCCTGCTGTTCATCCTCCTTTACAAACTGGGAGATGCACTGGTCAATAACATGGCAACTCCCTTTTTGTTAGACATCGGTTATAGCAAAACAAGCATTGGGGCAATCCAGGGAAGTTTTGGCTTTTTAGCAACAACCTTAGGGGTGGTTGGAGGCGGTGCCCTCCTAACCCAAATGGGCATGAACCGAGCATTGTGGGTCTGCGGCTTCCTCCAGGCTATCAGTAATCTGGGCTACTTCTCCTTAACGGTTTTGGCAAAGAACAATCTGTTCCTACTTCTGGCAATCAGCGTCGAAAATTTTTGTGCCGGATTAGTGACAGCGGCGTTTGTCGCCTACCTGATGAGCCTATGTAATCATTCATTTACGGCGACTCAGTTTGCGCTCCTATCCAGTTTGATGGCCACCAGTAGCATCGTATTGGCATCACCAGCCGGAGACTTAGCAAAGCTAACCGGGTGGCCTGTTTTTTTTCTGATTACCGTGGCGGCTTGTTTACCGGGATTGCTGCTCCTGCTGGTGGTTGCTCCCTGGAACGCCAAACCTTCTTTAATATGTAATTTGGATGATGAGAACAACTCAGATTCAGGTTAA
- the cobA gene encoding uroporphyrinogen-III C-methyltransferase, giving the protein MGNEAKLVRERTGIVYLVGSGPGNVSYLTVRGYQLLTQAEVLVYDALVDSELLSLVPAHCLQLDVGKRGGEPSMAQAEINRLLVQHCQQGYQVVRLKSGDPFIFGRAQAEIQALKAAGCAYEVVPGISSALVAPLLAGIPLTDPALSRCFAIVTGHEPDALNWEALAQLETLVILMGGRQLPEIVYQLRQHGRSPLTAIAIIRWAGRSHQRIWEGTLADIVERTTSESLSPCVIVIGEVVGFRTYLQTKATGNNRDPNSVFLKSSTSHLNMPTVSYPSHSLIPGSQSLTPDPLSGKTILVTRSVSQSSQFSDRLRQEGATVVEMPTLEIVPPSNWEGLDQAIAHLSEFNWLVLTSANSVDYFFERLATQVRDVRALAGLKIAVVGDKTAQMLEKRGLKPDFVPPEFVADSLAAYFPKPLQGTKILFPRVESGGRDVLVKDFANRGAEVTEVAAYQSRCPETIAPGALEAFQNCTVDVITFASSKTVKHFCYLLQQAQGDDSWQTWLDEVCIASIGPQTSKTCESLLGRVDVEAQEYTLEGLVQAIVGWFEANDS; this is encoded by the coding sequence ATGGGAAATGAAGCAAAATTAGTCAGAGAACGGACGGGCATCGTTTATCTGGTTGGGTCTGGTCCTGGAAATGTCAGTTATCTGACGGTAAGAGGATACCAGCTTCTAACCCAGGCGGAGGTATTGGTTTACGATGCACTGGTCGATAGTGAGTTATTAAGCCTGGTGCCTGCCCATTGCCTCCAATTGGATGTGGGCAAACGGGGTGGGGAACCCAGCATGGCTCAGGCGGAAATCAATCGTCTGTTGGTTCAACACTGCCAGCAGGGATACCAGGTCGTGCGGCTCAAAAGTGGTGATCCGTTCATCTTTGGGCGGGCACAGGCTGAAATTCAAGCGTTGAAAGCAGCAGGTTGTGCCTATGAAGTGGTTCCAGGTATTTCCTCAGCCCTGGTTGCTCCTTTGTTAGCCGGAATTCCCTTAACCGATCCGGCATTGAGTCGCTGTTTTGCGATCGTAACCGGGCACGAACCGGATGCCCTAAATTGGGAAGCACTGGCTCAACTTGAAACGCTGGTCATTCTGATGGGTGGGCGGCAGTTACCGGAAATTGTGTATCAACTCAGGCAGCATGGTCGATCGCCCCTGACCGCCATTGCCATCATTCGTTGGGCGGGGCGTTCTCATCAACGTATCTGGGAGGGAACTCTGGCTGATATTGTGGAAAGGACGACCAGCGAATCCCTTTCCCCCTGTGTAATTGTGATTGGGGAAGTCGTAGGATTCCGAACTTATCTGCAAACAAAGGCGACAGGGAACAATCGTGATCCAAATTCCGTCTTCCTAAAGTCGTCTACTTCCCACCTCAACATGCCAACCGTGTCCTATCCTTCCCACTCTCTAATCCCTGGCTCCCAAAGCCTAACCCCTGATCCGCTTTCTGGTAAGACTATTTTGGTAACCCGCTCGGTCAGCCAGTCCAGCCAGTTTAGCGATCGGCTGCGACAGGAAGGAGCAACGGTGGTCGAAATGCCGACGTTGGAGATTGTGCCCCCTTCAAATTGGGAAGGATTGGATCAGGCGATCGCCCACCTGTCGGAATTCAACTGGCTGGTGTTAACTTCTGCAAATAGTGTGGATTATTTCTTTGAACGGCTGGCAACTCAGGTCAGAGATGTGCGTGCCCTTGCGGGGCTAAAAATTGCCGTGGTAGGAGACAAAACTGCCCAGATGCTGGAAAAGCGGGGCTTAAAACCAGATTTTGTGCCTCCCGAATTTGTGGCTGACTCTCTGGCTGCCTACTTTCCCAAGCCCCTGCAAGGCACAAAAATTCTATTCCCCAGAGTAGAAAGTGGGGGACGGGATGTCTTAGTAAAAGATTTTGCTAACCGGGGTGCAGAAGTAACCGAAGTCGCAGCCTATCAATCCCGTTGTCCAGAGACGATCGCACCCGGCGCACTGGAAGCTTTCCAAAATTGCACGGTGGATGTGATTACTTTTGCCAGTTCCAAAACAGTCAAACACTTCTGCTATCTTCTACAACAAGCCCAGGGAGACGACTCCTGGCAAACCTGGCTGGATGAAGTATGCATTGCTTCCATCGGTCCCCAAACCAGTAAAACCTGCGAGAGCCTCCTGGGAAGAGTTGATGTAGAGGCTCAGGAATATACGTTAGAAGGACTGGTGCAGGCGATCGTCGGATGGTTTGAAGCCAACGACTCCTGA
- the lexA gene encoding transcriptional repressor LexA — MEPLTEAQQQLYDWLVDYIRQNQHSPSIRQMMRAMGLKSPAPVQSRLEHLKSKGYIDWNEGKARTIRLMQASSPGVPILGAIAAGGLVETFPNAEVEHIDFSHVLMNPRYFALRVHGLSMIEALIDDGDVVILEPVSDPKAIKNGAIVAARVEGQTTLKYFYRKGSKVTLQPGNPDTETYPKIDVPASQIDVQGILVGVWRFKQAS, encoded by the coding sequence ATGGAACCTCTTACAGAAGCTCAACAACAACTATATGACTGGCTAGTAGACTATATTCGCCAAAATCAGCATTCCCCTTCAATCCGGCAAATGATGCGGGCAATGGGGTTAAAGTCTCCAGCTCCCGTGCAAAGCCGATTAGAGCATTTGAAGTCAAAGGGATACATCGATTGGAATGAGGGCAAGGCGCGAACCATCCGGTTGATGCAGGCAAGCTCACCAGGAGTGCCCATTCTGGGGGCGATCGCGGCGGGCGGGTTGGTCGAAACCTTTCCCAATGCCGAAGTTGAACATATCGACTTTAGCCATGTGCTGATGAACCCCCGCTACTTTGCCCTGCGGGTACACGGTTTAAGTATGATCGAAGCCCTGATTGATGATGGTGATGTGGTAATCCTGGAACCTGTGAGCGATCCGAAGGCAATTAAGAATGGCGCGATCGTTGCTGCCAGAGTCGAAGGTCAAACCACATTGAAGTATTTCTACCGCAAAGGCAGCAAGGTCACATTACAACCTGGTAATCCGGATACCGAAACCTATCCTAAAATCGATGTTCCCGCCAGCCAGATCGATGTTCAAGGCATTCTAGTTGGTGTTTGGCGGTTCAAACAAGCTTCGTAG
- a CDS encoding GNAT family N-acetyltransferase gives MGNGFSSSSSSPAALCLLLSAFRYKFVSSLLPSGYRLLQGSGLDRPLLVKFMQRTYREMEPRGDYAHLAQTVEQYFSRETPLWWVERSDTKTVPDLLPRLLDKTSPPIACLWLGTAIDQIRGDRHTHIFLLYVAPEHRRQGIGSALMHHAETWAKRKGRSTDWASGISIQSSCPQPL, from the coding sequence ATGGGGAATGGATTTTCTTCCTCATCTTCCTCACCTGCTGCCCTCTGCCTACTGCTTTCTGCTTTTCGCTATAAATTTGTGTCCAGTCTGTTGCCATCAGGGTATCGTCTGCTTCAAGGCTCCGGCTTAGATCGTCCCTTGCTGGTTAAGTTTATGCAGCGAACTTACCGGGAGATGGAACCACGGGGAGATTATGCCCATTTAGCCCAAACGGTTGAGCAATACTTTTCCCGCGAAACTCCGCTCTGGTGGGTTGAGAGATCGGACACAAAAACCGTACCTGACCTCCTCCCCCGCCTATTGGATAAAACCAGTCCACCGATCGCCTGTCTCTGGCTAGGTACCGCGATCGATCAGATTCGGGGCGATCGTCATACTCATATTTTCCTGCTCTACGTTGCCCCAGAGCATCGTCGGCAGGGAATTGGTTCTGCCCTCATGCATCATGCAGAAACGTGGGCAAAGCGAAAAGGGAGATCGACAGATTGGGCTTCAGGTATTTCAATCCAATCAAGCTGCCCTCAACCTTTATGA
- a CDS encoding DUF3370 domain-containing protein has protein sequence MLPLLTVFTLAQTVSAPFPPPPLPTSSPPPRVAPAPKKIVPPQENIPPQSSLKPQEVLQIQEVFQPQELRPLPGKLDAVPVFNSNSPELVQSEGILLSTFPPDGMRMASAHLNFPFKGRFDIFSHHISKAANSSQTRTLFQGIILYNPTDQLVKVDVLQGATYLTRPDALFVDLPTYVEDPLGKVYAGPGSRAMNDVLRGRRQGGIPPMLLIPPRATQMLMNLPIPVGNLTPSSNGRSSLFRLWSSGPIYVASLAMFAPRNPDGSERVPTLEEWQTLLINSGLAGPRDIPPTPIQQQQEFANVVYGRVAGVAIGSEWRANVTDSAKVDYLSVPRRGQAFSYGLSTLYRGTFGTGQIQSAKLEVRYPDTAYQANGNYGIQYSLTLPLYNKTGQKQTVTVAIQTPLKEDKVKGGLLFFKPPESRIFFRGPVRLRYKDDSGNTLTRYIHLILQRGQEGDALVTLNMPSGDRRTVQLDFLYPPDSTPPQVLTVRSMPSE, from the coding sequence ATGTTGCCACTGTTAACGGTTTTTACCCTCGCCCAAACGGTCTCTGCGCCCTTTCCCCCCCCACCCCTTCCGACCAGTTCACCCCCACCCAGGGTTGCTCCCGCTCCCAAAAAGATTGTTCCTCCTCAAGAGAATATTCCTCCCCAAAGCTCTCTTAAGCCCCAGGAAGTCCTTCAAATTCAAGAAGTCTTCCAACCTCAAGAACTTCGACCATTACCAGGAAAGCTGGATGCCGTTCCAGTTTTTAATAGTAACAGTCCAGAGCTGGTTCAATCAGAAGGGATTCTCCTTTCTACTTTTCCGCCCGATGGGATGCGGATGGCATCTGCCCATTTGAACTTTCCGTTTAAGGGTCGATTTGACATTTTCAGCCATCACATTTCCAAAGCTGCCAATTCCAGTCAAACCCGGACGCTGTTTCAGGGAATTATTCTCTACAACCCAACCGATCAACTGGTCAAAGTGGATGTGCTACAAGGTGCAACCTACCTGACCCGCCCTGATGCTTTGTTTGTAGACTTGCCGACCTACGTAGAAGATCCTTTAGGCAAGGTCTACGCTGGACCGGGTAGTCGGGCTATGAATGATGTGCTGCGGGGCAGGAGACAGGGAGGTATTCCCCCGATGCTGTTGATTCCCCCCAGGGCAACTCAAATGCTGATGAATCTCCCCATTCCTGTAGGCAATCTAACGCCCTCTTCGAATGGGCGTTCAAGTTTGTTCCGCTTGTGGAGTAGTGGCCCGATTTATGTTGCAAGCCTGGCAATGTTTGCTCCCCGCAATCCCGATGGCTCAGAGCGCGTCCCCACCCTGGAAGAGTGGCAGACACTTTTGATTAACAGTGGGTTGGCTGGTCCGCGTGACATTCCTCCGACCCCCATTCAACAGCAGCAGGAGTTCGCCAATGTGGTATACGGGCGGGTGGCTGGAGTTGCGATCGGTTCAGAATGGCGAGCGAATGTAACCGATAGTGCCAAGGTCGATTACTTAAGTGTTCCTCGCCGGGGGCAGGCATTTTCCTACGGACTCAGCACACTCTATCGCGGAACGTTTGGTACCGGACAAATTCAAAGCGCAAAACTGGAGGTCAGATATCCCGATACGGCTTACCAGGCAAACGGTAACTATGGGATTCAGTACAGCCTGACCCTGCCGCTTTATAACAAAACCGGGCAAAAGCAGACGGTGACAGTTGCCATTCAAACCCCACTGAAAGAAGACAAAGTGAAGGGGGGGTTGCTATTCTTCAAACCCCCTGAGAGCCGTATTTTTTTCCGAGGTCCTGTTCGTTTGCGCTATAAGGATGATTCAGGAAATACCCTGACACGGTATATCCACCTGATTTTGCAAAGAGGACAGGAGGGAGACGCTTTGGTAACCCTTAATATGCCGTCGGGCGATCGCCGCACTGTTCAACTTGACTTCCTGTATCCTCCCGACTCTACCCCGCCGCAGGTGTTGACGGTAAGAAGTATGCCGAGTGAGTAG
- a CDS encoding MORN repeat-containing protein, with protein sequence MGRSFLKPQTVYQLSVSALSVSVTIAASINIISYATHLPPVFANTLLIASSYCEGQMRDGLINGRGTCSFPSGNRYEGELRNGKRQGKGAFTFANGTRCEGEFRNDLLNGKGTCVFPSGNRYEGQFRDNRREGKGSFYFADNTRCEGEFRNDFLNGFAVCVFANGDRYEGNFQDSKKQGSGVFTFANGIRCEGEFRNDGLNGVGACTFPSGNRYEGEFRDGRQNGRGTYIFANGNRVDGLWRDGRYVK encoded by the coding sequence ATGGGTCGATCCTTCTTGAAACCTCAGACCGTATACCAACTCAGTGTTTCAGCACTCAGTGTTTCAGTGACGATCGCAGCCAGTATAAATATTATCAGCTACGCCACTCATCTCCCCCCTGTATTTGCAAACACTTTATTAATTGCCAGCAGTTATTGTGAAGGCCAAATGCGGGATGGTTTGATTAATGGCAGAGGAACCTGTTCTTTCCCAAGTGGCAATCGTTATGAAGGGGAATTGCGGAACGGGAAAAGACAGGGCAAAGGTGCCTTTACCTTTGCCAATGGCACACGTTGTGAAGGCGAGTTTCGCAATGATTTATTGAACGGTAAAGGAACTTGTGTTTTTCCCAGTGGAAACCGTTATGAAGGGCAATTTCGTGATAATAGGCGAGAGGGAAAAGGCAGTTTTTACTTTGCCGACAATACCCGTTGTGAAGGTGAATTTCGCAATGATTTTCTAAACGGATTTGCAGTTTGCGTTTTTGCAAATGGCGATCGCTATGAGGGAAACTTTCAGGACAGTAAGAAACAGGGAAGCGGTGTATTTACATTCGCCAACGGAATTCGTTGCGAAGGAGAGTTTCGTAACGATGGGTTGAATGGGGTAGGAGCCTGTACCTTTCCCAGCGGAAACCGCTATGAAGGAGAATTTCGGGATGGCAGACAAAACGGTAGAGGAACCTATATTTTCGCCAATGGCAACCGTGTCGATGGCTTATGGAGAGATGGCAGGTATGTCAAGTAG
- a CDS encoding caspase, EACC1-associated type, whose protein sequence is MAKIALLIGVSDYESGLDSLPGTQADIRAMQGVLQNPAIGGFDTVYLLPDPELTQMQYEIEKLFSENRSRDDLILLYFSGHGVRDDNGSLYFATRTTQKNSQGRIFTSTAVPASFIQHCMSQSRSKRQVLILDSCFSGAFAKDMKAKQADEIIDVKAQLGGEGRAVLTSSTATQVSYEKEGASIYTRYLVQGLETGAADLDNNGQITVDELHEYAREKVQEAAPTMQPEIYAVREGYKILVGRAPQGDPKLTYRKAVDERAKQKRGRLSPVDQRALRFHWQELGLSASEAESIAQEVLQPYQVFWAKLDEFEQAVKETLDYDPQLSATSLEDLQYFQRVLKLRQEDIAPILDTYRIRLDRSEPITPFRRIEFPAIVSSILPPDTILRSGDFAPAASPPAQDDLSSKLRIDYTHLRDLLKAGDWKEADQETYRVMAQAFGKKDGEWFTSDELLNFPCVDLKTIDRVWVKYSKGHFGFSVQKQIYVESGAKLDGQYPGDKTWNEFGDRVGWRVKSTWIHPGGVTFSTSAPRGHLPLLVGGRGARFCSLLSHRDL, encoded by the coding sequence ATGGCAAAGATTGCGTTACTGATTGGCGTGAGTGATTACGAAAGCGGGTTAGATTCCCTGCCCGGAACTCAAGCCGATATTCGAGCCATGCAGGGAGTGTTGCAAAACCCCGCGATCGGTGGGTTTGACACGGTTTATCTGCTGCCGGATCCAGAACTGACCCAAATGCAGTATGAAATTGAAAAACTGTTTAGCGAGAACCGCAGCCGGGATGACCTGATCCTGCTCTATTTCTCCGGGCATGGCGTCAGGGATGACAACGGCAGTCTCTACTTTGCCACCCGAACCACTCAAAAGAATTCGCAAGGGCGCATTTTTACCAGTACTGCGGTGCCTGCCAGTTTTATTCAACACTGCATGAGCCAGAGCCGTTCTAAACGGCAGGTGTTGATTCTGGATTCCTGCTTTAGTGGAGCCTTTGCCAAGGATATGAAGGCAAAACAGGCAGATGAAATTATTGATGTCAAAGCGCAACTCGGCGGCGAAGGACGAGCTGTGCTGACCTCCTCGACAGCAACCCAGGTTTCCTATGAAAAAGAGGGAGCCAGCATTTACACCCGCTATCTGGTGCAGGGGTTGGAAACGGGCGCAGCCGACCTCGACAATAATGGACAGATTACGGTAGACGAGTTGCACGAATACGCCAGGGAAAAGGTGCAGGAAGCCGCTCCGACCATGCAACCCGAAATCTACGCCGTCCGGGAAGGCTACAAGATTTTGGTTGGTCGGGCACCCCAGGGTGATCCAAAGCTGACCTACCGCAAAGCAGTGGATGAACGGGCGAAACAAAAACGGGGCAGGCTATCCCCAGTGGATCAGCGGGCATTGCGATTTCACTGGCAGGAGTTGGGGTTGTCTGCTTCGGAAGCAGAGAGTATTGCCCAGGAAGTGTTGCAGCCCTATCAGGTGTTTTGGGCAAAGCTGGATGAATTTGAGCAGGCAGTTAAGGAAACCCTGGACTACGACCCCCAACTCAGTGCGACCAGTCTGGAGGACTTGCAATACTTCCAGCGCGTCTTAAAACTGCGGCAGGAAGATATTGCCCCCATTTTGGATACCTATCGCATCCGTCTCGATCGCTCTGAACCCATCACACCATTTCGTCGAATCGAGTTTCCAGCCATTGTGTCAAGCATATTACCACCAGACACAATCCTTCGATCAGGAGATTTCGCTCCAGCAGCCTCGCCGCCAGCACAAGATGACCTCAGCTCTAAGCTGAGAATTGACTACACTCATTTGCGGGATCTGCTCAAAGCAGGCGACTGGAAGGAAGCAGATCAGGAAACCTATCGGGTGATGGCTCAAGCCTTCGGTAAGAAGGATGGAGAATGGTTTACTTCAGACGAACTATTGAACTTTCCTTGTGTAGATTTGAAGACTATTGACCGCGTCTGGGTCAAGTACAGCAAGGGGCACTTTGGCTTCAGTGTGCAAAAGCAAATTTATGTCGAATCTGGGGCAAAACTCGACGGGCAATATCCAGGTGATAAGACTTGGAATGAATTTGGCGATCGTGTGGGATGGAGAGTGAAGAGTACATGGATTCACCCTGGTGGAGTGACTTTTAGCACCTCAGCACCTAGGGGACATCTCCCTTTGTTGGTAGGGGGGCGTGGGGCGCGCTTTTGTTCCCTTCTCTCGCATCGAGACTTGTGA
- the argF gene encoding ornithine carbamoyltransferase produces MGALKGRDLLSLADLSADELQELLHLAAQLKSGEVTPKCQKILGLVFYKASTRTRVSFSAAMYQLGGQVLDLNPSVTQVSRGEPIVDTARVLDRYLDILAMRTFEQRDLETFASYAKIPIINALSDLEHPCQVLADLQTVQESFGTLAGLTLVYVGDGNNVAHSLMLGCALAGLNVRIAAPPDYQPLATIVAQAQAIANGRTEVTVTADPITAVKGAHVLYTDVWASMGQEDLAATRIPIFQPYQVNETLLSYADKEAIVLHCLPAHRGEEITDGVIEGAQSRVWDQAGNRMHAQKALLVSLLGAE; encoded by the coding sequence ATGGGGGCACTGAAAGGGCGGGATCTACTCAGCCTGGCTGATTTGAGCGCCGATGAATTGCAGGAACTCCTGCATTTGGCAGCCCAATTAAAGTCGGGTGAAGTCACCCCCAAATGTCAGAAAATCCTGGGATTAGTCTTTTATAAAGCTTCAACCCGCACTCGGGTTAGCTTTTCGGCTGCCATGTATCAACTGGGAGGGCAGGTTCTTGACCTGAACCCCAGCGTTACCCAGGTCAGCCGAGGAGAACCGATCGTTGATACCGCCCGCGTTCTGGACCGTTATCTGGATATCCTGGCAATGCGCACCTTTGAACAACGCGACCTGGAAACCTTCGCCAGCTATGCCAAAATTCCTATCATCAATGCACTCAGTGATCTGGAACATCCCTGTCAGGTGCTTGCCGATCTGCAAACTGTTCAGGAATCTTTTGGTACCCTGGCAGGACTTACCCTAGTCTACGTGGGGGATGGCAACAACGTCGCCCATTCCCTAATGTTGGGCTGTGCGTTAGCAGGTTTGAATGTTCGTATTGCTGCCCCTCCCGATTACCAACCCCTGGCGACGATCGTCGCCCAGGCACAAGCAATCGCCAACGGACGCACAGAAGTCACCGTCACCGCTGACCCCATTACCGCAGTCAAAGGTGCCCACGTCCTCTATACTGACGTTTGGGCAAGTATGGGGCAGGAAGACCTGGCAGCAACCCGAATTCCCATCTTTCAGCCTTATCAGGTCAACGAAACCCTACTTTCCTACGCTGACAAGGAGGCGATCGTACTCCATTGTCTGCCCGCCCATCGGGGAGAGGAAATTACCGATGGCGTCATCGAAGGGGCACAGTCACGGGTCTGGGATCAGGCAGGAAACCGGATGCATGCCCAGAAGGCTTTACTGGTAAGTCTATTGGGTGCGGAATAA
- a CDS encoding type II toxin-antitoxin system VapC family toxin: protein MILCDAGVLFCLVDRTQPRHMPCRSAVMRSAKPLITTWSCLTEAMYLALHRGGWAMQKQLGRLLLDKLLTIYEIQENDYGHLLELMEQYRDRPMDLADATLVVMAEKTGYRQILTLDSDFLFYRIGNQDSFDVIQV, encoded by the coding sequence GTGATTCTTTGTGATGCAGGAGTCTTGTTTTGTCTCGTGGATCGCACCCAACCTAGACATATGCCCTGTAGAAGTGCGGTTATGCGTTCGGCAAAACCGCTGATTACAACCTGGTCATGCTTAACGGAAGCAATGTACCTTGCTCTTCATCGCGGTGGTTGGGCAATGCAAAAACAGTTGGGGCGGCTTCTTTTAGACAAACTGCTGACAATTTATGAAATTCAGGAGAATGACTACGGTCACTTGTTGGAGTTGATGGAACAGTACCGAGATCGCCCAATGGACCTGGCGGATGCAACGTTAGTCGTGATGGCTGAAAAGACAGGCTATCGTCAAATACTTACCCTCGATTCAGATTTTTTGTTCTACCGGATTGGCAATCAGGATAGTTTCGATGTGATTCAAGTTTAG
- a CDS encoding S-methyl-5'-thioadenosine phosphorylase, with protein MTRLCNGNRRIGMAEAAIGIIGGSGLYKMEALKDVEEVQIDTPFGKPSDALILGTLDGTRVAFLARHGRNHHLLPSELPFRANIYAMKSLGVKYLISASAVGSLKAEAKPLDMVVPDQFIDRTKNRVSTFFGDGIVAHITFGDPVCPQLATVLADAVASLQLTDVTLHRGGTYVCMEGPAFSTKAESNLYRSWGATIIGMTNLPEAKLAREAEIAYATLALVTDYDCWHPDHDSVTVDMVIANLQRNAVNAQKVIQETVRRLTANPPESDAHSALKYAILTPLDKVSQATKEKLGLLLRKYF; from the coding sequence ATGACAAGGTTATGCAACGGTAACAGGAGAATTGGCATGGCTGAGGCGGCGATCGGCATTATTGGGGGCAGCGGACTCTACAAAATGGAGGCGTTAAAGGATGTGGAGGAAGTGCAAATTGATACCCCCTTTGGGAAGCCCTCTGATGCTCTAATCCTGGGGACATTAGACGGAACACGGGTCGCATTCCTGGCAAGACATGGGCGCAACCACCATCTGTTGCCCTCAGAACTTCCATTTCGGGCAAACATCTATGCGATGAAAAGTCTGGGAGTGAAGTATTTAATTTCCGCTTCCGCTGTGGGTTCCCTGAAAGCGGAGGCAAAGCCCCTGGATATGGTGGTGCCCGACCAGTTTATCGATCGCACTAAAAACCGCGTCTCCACCTTTTTTGGAGATGGCATCGTTGCCCATATTACCTTTGGCGATCCTGTCTGTCCCCAACTGGCAACCGTCCTGGCGGATGCGGTCGCCAGTCTTCAACTCACGGATGTGACGCTGCATCGGGGTGGCACCTACGTCTGTATGGAAGGTCCGGCATTTTCCACCAAAGCCGAATCCAATTTGTACCGCAGTTGGGGAGCAACCATTATTGGCATGACCAATTTGCCAGAGGCAAAACTGGCACGGGAAGCCGAGATTGCCTACGCGACACTGGCACTGGTAACCGATTACGACTGCTGGCACCCCGACCACGATAGCGTCACGGTTGATATGGTGATTGCTAACCTGCAACGGAATGCGGTCAACGCCCAAAAGGTGATTCAGGAAACGGTTCGCCGACTGACTGCAAACCCACCCGAATCGGATGCCCACTCGGCTCTGAAATACGCAATCTTGACCCCGTTAGATAAGGTTTCACAGGCAACGAAGGAGAAGCTGGGTTTATTGCTGCGAAAGTATTTTTAG